A single Synechocystis sp. PCC 7338 DNA region contains:
- a CDS encoding GNAT family N-acetyltransferase: MLETKRLILRKMTPNDVDDLLEIPSDPEAMQFYPQPFDRKMTQAWIERNIQRYAQYGYGLWALIFKENGKLIGDCGLVVQEVDGVEEIEIGYHIRRDLWGQGQFS; this comes from the coding sequence GTGTTGGAAACTAAACGGTTAATTTTGCGAAAAATGACTCCCAATGACGTGGACGATTTACTTGAAATCCCCTCTGATCCAGAAGCGATGCAGTTCTATCCACAACCGTTTGACCGCAAAATGACCCAGGCATGGATTGAGCGAAACATCCAGAGGTATGCCCAATACGGGTATGGACTATGGGCACTAATTTTTAAGGAGAATGGCAAACTGATTGGCGATTGTGGTTTAGTAGTGCAGGAGGTTGATGGTGTTGAAGAAATAGAAATTGGATATCACATTCGTCGTGATTTATGGGGACAAGGTCAGTTTTCCTAA
- a CDS encoding MarR family winged helix-turn-helix transcriptional regulator has translation MPSPDSNSDFLQQWHYALAPHNLGYKVKLVSQLMYRHFLERLEPHGLTPFHYLVLCCLWQEDGLSTSGIADKLKQLGATLTGVVDRMEDRKLVYRERDPSDRRIIRIWLTEEGKALMTVLPPIGAETINQATAGIPEAEQAAAIKVLEQIIHNLL, from the coding sequence ATGCCTAGTCCAGATTCAAACTCAGACTTTCTCCAGCAGTGGCACTATGCGTTAGCTCCCCACAACCTTGGCTACAAGGTCAAACTGGTGTCTCAACTGATGTACCGCCACTTTCTCGAGCGGTTAGAACCTCATGGACTAACGCCCTTTCACTATCTAGTGCTGTGCTGTCTTTGGCAAGAAGATGGACTTTCTACTTCAGGCATTGCCGACAAACTTAAACAACTAGGGGCTACCCTTACAGGCGTTGTTGATCGCATGGAAGACCGCAAACTTGTCTATCGTGAGCGCGACCCCAGCGATCGCCGGATTATTCGTATCTGGCTTACTGAGGAGGGCAAAGCCCTGATGACTGTCCTCCCCCCGATTGGTGCAGAGACCATCAACCAGGCCACAGCCGGAATTCCAGAAGCAGAACAAGCCGCCGCCATCAAGGTTTTAGAGCAAATTATTCACAACCTGCTCTAG
- a CDS encoding response regulator transcription factor, protein MTHHQKDLLSSSLAPHGGVATSPPISNSPIRVLIADDHPVVRSGLAMILQQTIGIDVVAEASTGLEAISLFHKYQPDIVLMDLKMPEMGGVEAIATIRQVYPNVRIIILTTYDGDEDIYRGLSVGARGYLLKNVTRKELTEAVQLVHAGQKYIPLEVGARLAERMGSPQLTPREQEVLLQLTEGKSNGDIAAALMVSEGTVKFHVNGILRKLNVGDRTQAVLVALKRGIANL, encoded by the coding sequence ATGACCCATCACCAAAAAGATCTTCTTTCCTCTTCTCTCGCCCCTCACGGAGGTGTTGCCACCTCTCCTCCTATATCTAACTCCCCCATTCGAGTCCTAATTGCCGATGACCATCCGGTAGTCCGGTCAGGGTTGGCCATGATTTTGCAACAGACGATAGGTATTGATGTTGTGGCCGAGGCAAGTACGGGACTAGAGGCAATCAGTCTATTTCATAAATACCAGCCCGACATAGTGCTAATGGATCTAAAAATGCCTGAGATGGGAGGAGTGGAGGCGATCGCCACCATTCGTCAGGTCTATCCCAACGTTCGCATTATTATTCTTACCACCTATGACGGAGATGAAGACATTTACCGTGGCCTTAGTGTTGGGGCTCGCGGTTATCTCCTGAAAAATGTCACTCGTAAAGAACTGACAGAGGCGGTACAACTGGTTCATGCTGGGCAAAAGTATATCCCTCTTGAAGTGGGTGCTCGTCTAGCCGAACGCATGGGTAGCCCTCAATTAACCCCCCGAGAACAGGAGGTTCTGCTGCAGCTCACCGAAGGCAAGTCTAACGGGGACATTGCCGCCGCACTTATGGTTAGCGAAGGAACCGTGAAATTTCACGTCAACGGAATTTTGAGAAAGCTAAATGTCGGCGATCGCACCCAGGCTGTGCTGGTAGCCCTCAAGCGCGGCATAGCAAATCTCTAA
- a CDS encoding GAF domain-containing protein: MTRDSIRWVEKLSALERENALLQSRLETCKTSFALLQAEVMGYQHLDEQACKQARDRLLEITAIAANTLLTAENFDDAINSVLAMIGEGLETDRVTVIEIFKPLSALLSQWQVLYEWTSPGTPAQMSNPDWIRGTFEGIEDLYDQFFEGQPVHRSTDIMTEPFQSVQAQLGVKELYAIPISVNGHLWGIVGVDDCRVTKQRSKAELSTLKITSDCIGSAIERQRNQQLLLQTEQQRVAELAQANEVLQARDRLLEATAIAANTLLSAPNFDDAVNTVLRLIGEALDTDRVKVLECMDSALLYPSYFAISHEWVREGVIPQLSHPSSSQISSDGAESFLHQLFQSDGFGGVLKEWPEVFWEAFEAVQAKAIYCVPIRLEGQIWGFLIFDDCRDVKQRDMSELSVLKIAANCIGSAIQQQRTQQALIKAEQAKQSAILEERNRMAGELHDTLAQSFTGISLQLEAAKPLLGESSPTLSSILNHLKDLADAGLEAARQSVWALYPATTDYADLAQLLYESLEVMSRNTATRIEVNVHGSPYALPIFVSMNLLRIGQEAITNALKHGQAQTITIDLTYEDDSQTGQGILLTICDDGCGFMPPIDPKAGNGGFGLVSMSERCNRIGAQLSITSALGEGTQVSIQAFLS, translated from the coding sequence ATGACTAGAGATTCAATCCGCTGGGTGGAAAAATTATCCGCTCTAGAGCGGGAAAACGCTCTGCTTCAATCGCGGCTAGAGACCTGCAAAACATCCTTTGCCCTATTGCAAGCAGAAGTCATGGGCTATCAACATCTGGACGAGCAAGCCTGTAAACAGGCCCGTGATCGTCTGCTAGAAATTACTGCGATCGCCGCGAATACCTTACTTACCGCTGAAAATTTTGATGACGCCATCAATTCTGTCTTAGCGATGATTGGAGAAGGCTTAGAAACAGACCGGGTGACCGTGATCGAGATTTTCAAGCCCCTATCAGCTCTTCTCTCCCAGTGGCAAGTGCTCTATGAATGGACATCTCCTGGTACTCCAGCGCAAATGTCAAATCCAGACTGGATTCGAGGAACCTTTGAAGGTATTGAAGACCTTTACGATCAGTTTTTCGAGGGACAGCCGGTGCACCGCTCCACTGACATAATGACAGAACCTTTTCAGAGTGTGCAGGCCCAGCTAGGTGTTAAAGAACTCTATGCGATCCCTATTTCTGTCAACGGTCATTTGTGGGGCATCGTTGGGGTTGATGATTGCCGCGTAACTAAACAGCGCAGTAAGGCAGAACTATCAACTTTAAAAATTACCTCTGACTGTATCGGTAGCGCCATTGAGCGTCAGCGAAATCAGCAGCTATTGCTCCAAACTGAGCAGCAGCGGGTGGCTGAGCTAGCTCAAGCCAATGAGGTTTTGCAAGCGCGGGATCGCCTGCTAGAAGCAACGGCGATTGCTGCTAACACCCTACTCTCCGCTCCAAACTTTGATGATGCCGTTAATACCGTTCTGCGGCTGATCGGGGAAGCCTTAGATACGGATCGCGTCAAAGTTTTGGAATGTATGGATAGTGCGTTACTTTACCCTTCTTACTTCGCCATCAGCCATGAATGGGTAAGGGAAGGGGTTATTCCGCAGCTTTCCCATCCCAGTTCTTCGCAGATCAGCAGTGATGGGGCAGAGAGTTTTCTGCATCAATTATTTCAAAGTGATGGATTTGGGGGTGTTTTGAAAGAGTGGCCTGAAGTCTTCTGGGAAGCCTTTGAAGCAGTGCAGGCTAAAGCTATCTACTGTGTTCCCATTCGTTTGGAAGGACAGATTTGGGGGTTTTTGATCTTCGACGATTGCCGGGACGTCAAACAACGAGATATGTCGGAACTATCCGTTCTAAAGATTGCCGCTAACTGTATCGGTAGTGCAATTCAGCAGCAACGAACACAACAAGCTCTCATCAAGGCTGAACAAGCCAAACAATCCGCTATTTTAGAAGAACGCAACCGCATGGCCGGCGAGCTTCATGATACTCTAGCCCAGTCATTTACTGGTATTTCTCTGCAACTAGAGGCGGCTAAACCATTACTGGGGGAAAGCTCTCCTACCCTAAGTAGCATCCTCAATCACCTTAAAGACCTGGCTGACGCTGGTTTAGAGGCAGCTCGCCAATCGGTCTGGGCACTCTATCCGGCCACCACGGACTATGCTGACTTGGCACAACTGCTCTACGAAAGTTTAGAAGTGATGAGCCGCAATACAGCCACTCGAATCGAAGTCAATGTTCACGGGAGTCCTTACGCGCTGCCAATATTCGTCAGCATGAACCTGTTGCGGATTGGGCAAGAGGCCATCACCAATGCCCTTAAACATGGCCAGGCCCAGACAATTACCATTGACCTAACCTATGAGGATGATTCTCAGACAGGGCAAGGCATTCTGCTCACCATCTGTGATGATGGCTGTGGCTTTATGCCGCCGATAGATCCCAAGGCGGGCAACGGCGGTTTTGGGCTGGTTAGCATGTCTGAGCGCTGTAATCGCATCGGTGCTCAACTCAGCATTACTAGCGCTCTGGGGGAAGGTACTCAGGTTTCGATCCAAGCTTTCCTAAGCTAG
- a CDS encoding SAM-dependent methyltransferase — translation MKLDEVVPWGRTLKEYKSMFSLSETDLNTKILGCGDGPASFNAEMTELGHSVVSIDPVYQFSAEQIEQRVRETYEQVISQVKQNHQNYIWKNFQDADELGKARLNAMEKFLSDYEAGKASKRYLNQSLPNLDFFNHQFELCLCSHLLFLYSEQLSLDFHVASIHELLRIASEVRIFPLLKLDGEVSPYLELVMEDLSDKGYSAKVQAVAYEFQKDGNKMLKISR, via the coding sequence ATGAAACTTGATGAAGTTGTCCCTTGGGGCAGAACACTGAAAGAATACAAGTCAATGTTCAGCTTGTCGGAGACAGATCTAAACACGAAAATCCTTGGATGTGGTGATGGGCCAGCTAGCTTCAATGCCGAAATGACTGAATTAGGACACTCTGTCGTATCTATTGATCCGGTTTATCAGTTTTCTGCTGAGCAAATCGAGCAGCGTGTTCGAGAAACTTATGAGCAAGTGATTTCACAAGTGAAACAAAACCATCAAAACTATATCTGGAAAAACTTCCAAGATGCTGATGAGCTTGGCAAAGCTCGTCTAAACGCAATGGAGAAATTTTTGTCCGACTATGAAGCAGGGAAGGCTTCAAAACGATATTTAAACCAATCTTTGCCAAACCTAGACTTTTTTAATCACCAATTTGAGTTGTGTTTATGCTCTCATTTGCTCTTCTTGTATTCGGAGCAACTATCCCTTGATTTTCATGTAGCTTCAATTCATGAACTCCTACGCATTGCCTCAGAGGTAAGAATTTTTCCATTGCTTAAGCTTGATGGTGAAGTATCTCCATATCTTGAGCTAGTGATGGAAGATTTATCTGACAAAGGTTACAGTGCAAAAGTTCAAGCCGTTGCTTACGAATTTCAAAAGGATGGGAACAAAATGTTGAAAATTAGTCGATGA
- a CDS encoding cytochrome P450, with protein sequence MQDFELFGNPFAWYAEMHHNTPVFYDPEHQSWMVFRYDDVKQVFSDWKTFSSKIPQLPEQTDFTESLNFTDPPKHRTLRSLVAQVFTTRRVEALTPRIAQITRELIDAVQHQGAMDFMHDLAIPLPVIVIAEILGIPVGDRDDFKRWSDGIVVYDQDALTAMANYFRHLLAERRKHPGQDLISDLIAVQEAGETLSPQELVDFCIVLLVGGNETTTNLLGNAMLCFSDYPEAFAQLKQDPQLLPLAIEEVLRYRSPVQAMTRFTQVETQLHGQTIPAGKMVTVWMGAANRDEAQFEHADTFVIDRDPNPHLSFGSGIHFCLGAPLARLESKIVLSTVLERLPNLRIAPNRELEFIPSVEVHGVKSLPVLF encoded by the coding sequence ATGCAAGATTTCGAACTTTTTGGCAATCCCTTTGCGTGGTATGCCGAGATGCACCACAACACTCCGGTCTTTTACGACCCAGAGCACCAAAGCTGGATGGTGTTTCGCTACGATGATGTCAAGCAAGTATTTTCTGACTGGAAGACATTTTCGTCTAAAATTCCTCAGCTGCCGGAGCAAACTGACTTTACTGAAAGCCTTAATTTTACTGATCCACCGAAGCATCGTACCCTGCGATCACTAGTAGCCCAAGTTTTTACCACCCGGAGAGTGGAGGCACTAACCCCCCGCATTGCGCAGATTACGCGCGAGTTAATTGACGCGGTTCAGCATCAAGGTGCAATGGACTTTATGCACGATTTAGCAATTCCCCTGCCGGTGATTGTGATTGCTGAGATCTTGGGCATTCCAGTGGGCGATCGCGACGATTTTAAGCGCTGGTCAGACGGCATTGTCGTCTACGATCAGGACGCATTAACCGCAATGGCCAACTACTTTAGGCACCTGCTAGCCGAACGACGCAAACATCCAGGTCAGGATCTGATCAGTGATTTGATTGCTGTCCAGGAAGCGGGGGAGACCCTTTCACCGCAAGAACTCGTGGATTTTTGCATTGTGCTGCTCGTGGGCGGTAACGAGACCACGACCAATCTCTTGGGCAATGCCATGCTTTGTTTTAGTGACTATCCAGAGGCATTTGCACAACTCAAACAAGATCCTCAACTACTGCCGCTGGCGATCGAAGAAGTCTTGCGCTACCGATCGCCAGTGCAGGCTATGACCCGGTTCACCCAGGTCGAAACTCAGCTCCATGGGCAGACTATTCCAGCCGGAAAAATGGTCACCGTTTGGATGGGTGCGGCCAATCGAGATGAGGCCCAGTTTGAGCACGCCGATACTTTTGTAATCGATCGCGATCCTAATCCTCACCTGTCCTTTGGCAGTGGCATTCACTTTTGCTTAGGTGCGCCGCTGGCCAGGTTAGAATCCAAAATTGTTCTAAGCACAGTACTAGAAAGGCTGCCCAATCTACGCATTGCGCCCAACAGAGAACTGGAGTTTATTCCCTCTGTCGAAGTACATGGCGTTAAATCTTTGCCCGTATTATTTTGA
- a CDS encoding SDR family oxidoreductase: protein MSLGTVLVAGASRGIGLAVAEYLQPRCDRLLSVSRTPAPVGDWIQADLSELAGITTVAEAVGNFPLDALLYMGGTWETHAFTSQYCFEECSNDDITRVIAVNLVAPIRLVKALLPVLRRSQNPKIIVMGSLSGRDNFSGREVANSASKFGLRGMVHALREELRPQQIGVTVINPGNVGTPEVLADLAADDLTSGEAIPLSDLLAIINCVLSLSRATCIKEIDVPAMLGEGA, encoded by the coding sequence ATGTCCTTGGGAACCGTTTTGGTCGCGGGTGCCAGTCGCGGTATTGGGTTGGCCGTAGCCGAGTATTTACAGCCCCGGTGCGATCGCCTCCTGAGCGTATCCCGCACTCCGGCCCCGGTTGGTGATTGGATTCAAGCAGATTTGTCTGAGCTAGCCGGGATCACAACGGTGGCCGAGGCCGTTGGGAATTTTCCCCTCGATGCCCTGCTCTACATGGGCGGCACTTGGGAAACCCATGCTTTTACCTCCCAGTATTGCTTTGAAGAATGCTCCAATGACGATATTACCCGCGTTATTGCGGTTAACTTAGTGGCCCCAATTCGGCTTGTCAAGGCCCTGCTGCCTGTCCTGCGACGATCGCAGAACCCTAAAATCATCGTTATGGGATCTCTGTCGGGGCGAGATAACTTTTCCGGGCGCGAAGTAGCCAACAGTGCCTCTAAGTTTGGCCTGCGGGGTATGGTGCATGCCCTGCGCGAGGAGTTAAGACCCCAACAAATCGGCGTTACCGTCATCAACCCTGGCAACGTGGGCACGCCAGAAGTACTGGCTGATTTGGCCGCAGATGACTTGACCAGCGGCGAAGCCATTCCCCTGAGCGATCTGCTAGCGATTATCAACTGTGTGCTCTCATTGTCACGGGCGACCTGCATCAAAGAGATTGATGTACCAGCCATGCTGGGAGAAGGCGCTTAG
- a CDS encoding small multi-drug export protein, which yields MLTTEYVTKALTTWSVGFFPYAEVYAAVAAGMSLGLDAVSVVFWGVLGNFAPIPLLLWGYDRLMQIPQLRAWLLRLEKRGGQRVSRALNRYGVWFLIPMTPLLGSWTVAIVGPFTSIPPRQLLVFSLLGITLYGVATAIAITTGMSWFSAS from the coding sequence ATGCTAACCACAGAGTACGTTACTAAAGCACTGACGACGTGGTCAGTGGGGTTCTTTCCCTACGCAGAAGTTTATGCGGCCGTTGCGGCGGGAATGTCTCTGGGCTTAGATGCGGTTTCAGTAGTATTTTGGGGAGTACTGGGCAATTTTGCGCCCATTCCACTCTTGCTGTGGGGCTATGATCGCCTCATGCAAATTCCTCAACTGCGCGCCTGGCTCTTGCGCCTAGAGAAACGCGGTGGGCAACGCGTCAGTCGGGCTTTAAACCGCTATGGTGTCTGGTTTCTTATCCCTATGACACCCCTTTTAGGAAGTTGGACAGTGGCCATTGTTGGCCCGTTTACTAGTATTCCACCCCGGCAACTTTTAGTTTTTTCACTACTTGGCATCACGCTGTACGGCGTTGCAACAGCCATTGCCATAACTACTGGCATGAGCTGGTTTTCTGCCTCTTAG
- a CDS encoding GNAT family N-acetyltransferase — translation MSIPFTTRKATSTDIPFLTQIEYEASLPPLDHCFWEDLLEGTGTTALEFIDADLRTDASNWGNVNDFIVLEEEGKPVAAAAGYVPNPEDYCPLRLSRLEAIAQVLNWSSTSTSLFRDRYLGLFGGDLTPFFLTPQASWIIENVAVLPEARGRGLGKILLKAVLDEGRVLGHSHAGIMVINGNDHARHTYQSVGFKPYQTFYADYFSEQFNIEFPGVTKFGLCLNESQMN, via the coding sequence ATGTCTATACCGTTCACAACTCGAAAGGCCACAAGCACTGATATTCCCTTCCTCACCCAAATTGAATACGAGGCTTCACTACCACCCCTCGACCATTGTTTTTGGGAAGATCTGCTGGAGGGCACGGGCACCACAGCCCTAGAGTTTATTGACGCAGATTTGCGAACCGATGCCTCAAACTGGGGCAATGTAAATGATTTTATCGTTTTGGAGGAGGAGGGTAAACCCGTGGCGGCGGCGGCGGGGTATGTCCCTAACCCAGAGGATTACTGCCCGCTACGGCTGTCTCGATTGGAGGCGATCGCCCAAGTTCTGAACTGGTCAAGCACTTCAACATCTCTATTCCGCGATCGGTACTTAGGGCTATTTGGAGGGGACTTGACACCTTTTTTCCTTACCCCTCAAGCATCTTGGATTATCGAGAATGTGGCTGTTTTACCGGAAGCTCGGGGACGGGGATTAGGGAAAATTTTGCTCAAAGCGGTGCTAGATGAGGGACGGGTCCTGGGGCATTCCCACGCCGGCATCATGGTAATCAACGGTAATGACCATGCCCGTCATACCTACCAATCGGTTGGGTTCAAGCCCTACCAAACCTTCTATGCCGATTACTTCTCGGAGCAGTTCAACATCGAGTTTCCGGGGGTGACTAAGTTCGGTCTTTGCCTTAATGAATCTCAGATGAATTAG
- a CDS encoding alpha/beta fold hydrolase: MTIKLPADQYIQVDGIKTRYWALGEKGSPVLFIHGQGGAVDYWYRNVFTIAQQHQVYALDWVGSGKSDKPQKTYTLDDLSRFIVRFMDAVGLSHASLIAGSVGGILALKIALQFPDKIDNLVLISIGGLGKEVAFPARLTSLPGVGELLNHPSPRAAKFMMQQCVYDPSPYLSNSEFMGLVLRNMSSEILQFQTRTFRTMGNFFGIKSEIWQPIRDRLSEIQSPTLIMWGKQDRAFPVGHAEVAAHGIPNAKLRLFDQCGHLPYLEYADEFNRAVLEFLPTHSKRQQSI; the protein is encoded by the coding sequence ATGACCATTAAATTGCCAGCAGATCAATACATTCAAGTTGATGGAATTAAGACACGCTATTGGGCATTAGGGGAGAAAGGGTCACCCGTTTTATTCATTCATGGACAGGGAGGAGCAGTCGATTATTGGTACAGAAATGTATTTACAATCGCTCAACAGCATCAGGTTTATGCTCTAGATTGGGTTGGATCGGGCAAGTCTGACAAACCTCAAAAGACTTACACTCTTGACGATCTGAGTCGATTTATTGTTCGCTTTATGGATGCGGTGGGATTATCCCATGCCTCTCTGATTGCAGGTTCTGTAGGTGGCATCCTTGCCTTGAAGATTGCACTACAGTTTCCCGACAAGATAGACAATCTAGTGTTGATTAGTATTGGTGGTTTAGGGAAAGAAGTCGCATTTCCAGCAAGGCTAACCTCACTTCCGGGTGTGGGAGAACTGCTAAACCATCCTAGCCCTAGAGCAGCAAAATTTATGATGCAACAATGTGTTTATGATCCATCCCCTTACTTAAGCAATAGCGAATTTATGGGTTTGGTATTGCGGAATATGTCCTCGGAGATCTTACAATTCCAGACTCGAACATTTCGGACGATGGGAAACTTTTTCGGGATTAAATCAGAGATTTGGCAACCCATTCGAGATCGTCTATCAGAGATACAGTCACCTACACTGATTATGTGGGGAAAACAGGATCGAGCATTTCCTGTTGGCCATGCTGAAGTAGCAGCGCATGGTATTCCTAATGCTAAATTACGGTTGTTCGATCAGTGCGGACATTTGCCATATTTGGAGTACGCCGACGAGTTTAACCGAGCAGTGCTTGAGTTTCTACCGACTCACTCTAAGCGTCAGCAGTCCATATGA
- a CDS encoding alkene reductase, translated as MPSLFDMYQLGDLALNNRVVLAPMTRARTADDRVPTPLMVEYYRQRANAGLILTEATVVSEIGNGWNHTPGIYNETQLKSWKPIVEAIHQAESKVFLQLWHCGRASHQSFHPHLGLPVAPSAIAINGDYIHTPDGKQPHQIPRPLTVQEITATVEDYCQAAVRAKEAGFDGVEIHGANGYLIDQFLQSKTNQRTDAYGGSLENRFRFLQEITEAVSKVFPSQRVGVRLSPNGVYNDMGSPDYREAFPYFAQRLNAYNLGYLHIVDGLAFGFHNLGEPLTLADFRAVYSGTLMGNCGYTQATAEKAIAAGNADLIAFGRPYISNPDLVQRFANGWALAPDPDPKVWNGTEGDYSTGYTDFPAYRS; from the coding sequence ATGCCTTCTTTATTTGACATGTACCAACTCGGTGATCTGGCCCTGAACAATCGGGTAGTGTTGGCCCCTATGACCAGAGCTAGAACCGCTGATGATCGGGTTCCTACGCCCTTAATGGTGGAATATTATCGTCAACGGGCCAATGCGGGTTTAATTCTGACCGAAGCCACAGTTGTTTCTGAAATTGGTAATGGCTGGAACCATACCCCTGGTATTTATAACGAGACCCAATTAAAAAGTTGGAAACCGATTGTGGAGGCCATTCACCAAGCTGAGTCTAAAGTCTTTCTGCAACTATGGCACTGTGGCCGGGCTTCCCATCAATCTTTTCATCCCCATTTAGGTTTGCCTGTTGCTCCCTCGGCGATCGCCATTAATGGTGACTATATCCATACCCCGGATGGAAAACAGCCCCATCAAATACCCCGACCATTAACTGTCCAAGAGATTACTGCCACCGTAGAAGATTATTGCCAAGCTGCTGTGCGGGCTAAGGAAGCCGGGTTTGATGGGGTGGAAATCCACGGAGCCAACGGCTATTTGATTGATCAGTTCCTGCAGTCTAAAACCAATCAACGCACCGATGCCTATGGGGGCAGTTTAGAAAATCGGTTCCGGTTTTTACAGGAAATTACCGAAGCTGTTTCAAAGGTATTTCCATCCCAACGGGTGGGGGTTCGTCTATCTCCCAATGGCGTTTATAACGATATGGGTTCTCCCGATTATCGAGAAGCTTTTCCCTATTTTGCACAACGCTTAAATGCCTATAATTTGGGCTATTTGCATATCGTAGATGGTCTAGCGTTTGGCTTCCATAACCTGGGGGAACCCTTAACTCTGGCGGATTTTCGAGCAGTTTATTCAGGCACTCTGATGGGGAATTGTGGTTATACCCAAGCCACCGCAGAAAAGGCGATCGCCGCAGGAAATGCTGACTTAATTGCCTTTGGTCGTCCCTATATCTCAAATCCAGATCTGGTGCAACGCTTTGCTAATGGCTGGGCTTTAGCTCCAGACCCTGATCCCAAGGTTTGGAATGGGACAGAGGGAGATTATTCAACGGGATATACGGATTTTCCAGCCTATCGTAGCTAA
- a CDS encoding DMT family transporter, whose product MTGRSIFLLAALVGGAILPVQVALNTLLRRYVGEPMQVTFISYLAGALASLAICILARYPLPVVASLSQTSWWMWVGGCLGTFYVWSTIFATPKIGAALALALTIAGQMVAALFLDHYGAIGLVRYPASPTRIVGVVLVVLGVSLVAYVKA is encoded by the coding sequence ATGACTGGCCGCAGCATCTTCTTACTCGCAGCCTTAGTCGGAGGAGCAATTTTGCCTGTTCAGGTAGCGCTCAATACGTTACTGAGGCGTTATGTAGGCGAGCCTATGCAGGTAACATTTATTTCTTACCTGGCAGGTGCGCTTGCTTCCTTGGCAATCTGTATTTTGGCTCGTTACCCATTGCCGGTGGTTGCATCCTTAAGCCAGACCTCTTGGTGGATGTGGGTAGGGGGCTGTTTAGGAACATTTTACGTGTGGTCAACAATCTTTGCTACGCCCAAAATTGGAGCAGCATTAGCCCTGGCTCTCACGATCGCCGGACAGATGGTTGCAGCTTTGTTCCTCGATCATTATGGGGCAATTGGCTTAGTACGTTACCCGGCTAGTCCGACCCGTATTGTCGGGGTGGTGTTGGTAGTTTTGGGGGTTTCGCTAGTAGCTTACGTCAAGGCTTGA
- a CDS encoding TetR/AcrR family transcriptional regulator — MSRPTEPQKKAELIEKCLEVAIEAGALDASINAIAKRIGTSGRMLIYHFGSKQELERQVIARLELRLREQLQSLQNTAVADANTIAESLPAMWRQFTTPEMQGWLKLTMDLNLRAMQGDTETQQFLERENQQWIESLTTLTGDEAVARSLFHLFQGATLDFLTTGNAERGEQSIQSFLATLRVSHSGNLIPKVQQS; from the coding sequence ATGAGTCGCCCTACCGAACCCCAAAAGAAAGCTGAGTTAATAGAAAAGTGCCTGGAGGTGGCCATTGAGGCGGGTGCGCTGGATGCTAGCATCAACGCGATCGCCAAGCGTATCGGCACCAGTGGGCGCATGCTGATCTATCACTTTGGCTCCAAGCAAGAGCTAGAGCGCCAGGTAATTGCCCGGCTAGAGCTGCGTCTGCGCGAACAGCTCCAGTCACTACAAAACACAGCCGTAGCTGATGCCAATACCATTGCTGAGTCATTGCCGGCGATGTGGCGGCAATTTACCACCCCAGAGATGCAGGGCTGGCTAAAGCTGACGATGGATCTCAACCTGCGGGCGATGCAGGGCGATACCGAAACTCAGCAGTTTCTGGAGCGCGAAAACCAGCAGTGGATTGAGTCACTGACGACGCTGACGGGGGATGAAGCAGTGGCGCGATCACTGTTTCATCTATTTCAAGGAGCCACCCTCGACTTTTTGACCACGGGCAATGCAGAACGAGGTGAGCAGAGCATTCAGTCATTTTTGGCGACGCTAAGGGTGAGCCATTCCGGGAACCTTATTCCTAAAGTTCAACAGTCTTAG
- a CDS encoding cytochrome b yields MVDLSRGVPIRSGLYDFHKGLGVFVIGLLFWRILVLLRVWWKKYSRRTPHFSTTWWRKMTIHSLLYLFMLAVPLSGLFFSNSFKSSNVFLLGMTVPDLFSENEALVDLGRSLHFWLSYLFLAVVVLHVFQQRKVVRAIWRRWREFLTHIRI; encoded by the coding sequence ATGGTGGATTTGTCACGAGGGGTTCCCATTCGCTCTGGTCTATATGATTTTCATAAAGGATTGGGAGTTTTTGTCATCGGCTTACTGTTCTGGCGCATTCTAGTTTTGTTGCGAGTCTGGTGGAAAAAGTATTCTCGTCGTACTCCTCATTTCTCAACGACATGGTGGCGCAAGATGACCATACATTCTCTTTTGTATTTATTTATGCTAGCTGTTCCTCTCAGTGGCTTATTTTTTTCCAATTCTTTTAAAAGCAGTAATGTTTTTTTGCTGGGAATGACTGTTCCCGACTTGTTTTCAGAAAATGAGGCTCTTGTTGACCTGGGGCGATCACTCCATTTTTGGTTGTCCTATCTCTTCCTCGCCGTTGTCGTTTTACACGTTTTTCAGCAACGTAAAGTTGTCAGAGCAATCTGGCGACGGTGGAGAGAATTTTTAACCCATATTCGCATTTAG